A portion of the Mycoplasmopsis mustelae genome contains these proteins:
- a CDS encoding SGNH/GDSL hydrolase family protein, with product MKKNKFVITTTLALLTAATISVACKAPGSSEELKKGGEDIYEKNLPPTNSHQVSLPSKFVQPPDSKTLYDSIFSKPKQPIQTPKRVKSANFISLNDQIKYVAIGDSITEGFDGSLPRSYPGKLEADGSISGVSYPAYLARLLNQKHRVSAFDNFAVSGSRLIDWIKLLDIPFTETNPSLKDSVDLGIFGDNYQQKAAKIKAKLRDANLVTFTLSANDILFLLIKEVTKQDVTTILQKFLKNKAIAGDVLVFVNKLFNNALRETQKRLLTFVSNLRNLAPKANINFINYPTPMLGIANIVKEYISKLIGQELEISPFEILINILNNGIKEVAERSGINYVNVVNETYWNSHTAKLTSLFFDIHPNTYGYKKMAMDLYLKITNPSLSVKDYANYDFTQEYLDSDAKTANYQIEVDTSRKDLFGSSSDIYLDNKRDFELDVDDQRNVANFGNRIAELTQTFLYAAKEIIHYLTNNAIYHQLDPQGLLANLLNSQLDSGKKADDSVVESLIKAHTLQNILYQLETNLSVLRTRNELTLERVMVELKNSILNIDNIALLLSTLANSELMQTRKNELNIAIKTIANNALKVFSKNINAAIIDGLSASLKKYNISSENIAEIGNSIWNSKHLKVIIDLLVDSFTLHPENFTNATTMRDFFTSLFGSEEVNNQLAEHIVGILLEVLKNKQLQQLAAESLYNFLNVEGFAKDITQQQISDAIADLLQLVSDVNDKYQLFDKLTKGFLNNIQIFGLSNIPDLIERSFQSVIIDQDNQNIDKSLILELIKTLVNPDLLSKHKPLIKQLLKNSLDSNNILKIAKAIAQSLQETSLNKYLSKDTIEKFLLVVFKQPQMHNILTSGIEAIIDNSSKLANAKDFNDLLVQALTLFPLNELKSQLLELVNNVLNDPITPEIIQNVLTNSLSSLHFDVKDAQNAKFITDFSNQILPWIKEQNLVEPILDAIVNQLNMAKTSDNPLQVLQNIPNKIVEVFKDKFAVDTITKIKSILNLPFLHENAEAASKVAKILIDTLIKKGVVVNAISTPLQNLLESQKVNKFVDKDEIFTAVLAIINSEQGSQILSDSLLVFIKNPNLLDHINNTKEFINLLFQNADFKAILQNDVKPLLQELINKQSFAKTFAKLIKYLANENSYQIDEKYQVILENIYPSLLQTLKQNNVLQPLIEATFEVLNNNTNIDTLANELLTKLTKVINFTDLNLYKTLLTTPLFNENKELLKQMLLSLFNTFKDQHLSAILDSLLPQQILTASKEEVKSLILKFANKQEFINLFNSISTFIIDHNQNLANTSNLTELINVFLKDQNLIKSNQNNITNLINDLKADATFKKLLKEILLSNLNLNSVSWIFTNTTNKDALISDLIDYVLTALDSFNVISHLFEAISEYTNSNSNNPLDIITIFMQKISVEFTTDKLQSKTIELLKKLPNNFISKHKSDLKQILDNIYEHYKTDEHLGSKLISILPLNILNTVHQYASDDLIDKIVYALLNTQSLKTLFTNLVSDALDNISDFKNIQTFEQLLKTLLATINKDTLQANLTKLVESIFANNELLTDLADVLAKFIKTSYPSFYSTQTKDFLATFLPEVYDWIKELGIDEVVYQAVKNLVSINDSENINQKLNEVKNSLTTNLTTKLIQNITTLIKKIYASNAFASHKDYLKQVINNLFNLLLNNIESFKDSINTKLVELGIISEQHKLTETQLQQFVTLIQRINNLDSNNTLISKLLDIPSSKIESVNTQGDLINVFLQHLLESLNLNDFAFAKTILTSDFINNSDLLKDIASKLIQKYIVKENTDKWIAQLNLSKAEADLGFNSGELTQILQEVLSKPEANEILQAVAKKVFDNITTVKNADSYNSLIKSILNINGLKEEIKPKFVTLIKQLLTSSNVTDKLKHLIKSFFNNPTVAEYLAGVKDTDALANNIIGLYDIIDKQLNLSELVFEAAYEGMLQNGVNLNTKNIFNSIVTGFKQRLNQGSGQEANVIQLVKNIIKSGLFANNKNDLLTIITNVINKFVDGSFVDGIINSLSESTKAELAQYIPIDSFKNIAKVMLKNSHFISLLKSTILKMIEHINEFDTVNSYIGMFKKVFNIISLEEVKTNVKGIVDDLLTNSEVNNALYVIVKRLLKANGVNVDVNSTDNFIHSFINNLNDILQRVDLLNPLIETTFNKLKEALSADDNQVAAKLQQLPKALLDLIEQKVINQPKTFVDSLLSSDQITQNKTEFISIVTQLLKHLKTSSLITNTINTSVDNLSLGDVSNFISKTDIKKLIDLLIKDEFSNQTIDVIIPKLLNNTDWLNNLNNPFILIKNLLSNSEIATFLKNNPEAFLTRMFNNADFANITLSIIDKVLIHFKLYLNGINKVALFKDLLSQIIPLLKQINVYQPLVNLVVDSFQTTDSFETYAAKLKVEIPKLFNFNFSVLSSILNHLSILSNHKTTTIEILNRLYSQITNNDTFLDKILSLLINSNVLNTTSLDLTLLKNVVKTVLKDSEVKSNLNSILENLLSRYNNIKDADSYSSLIQKIFNDDSLQTQLKALLHNMLTKIINNNDFNTLVAKFVVAKLENSEYNQIFKSINEKEKAVKLLLDVAKVVDKQIPLSQTFINESLHQLAQNGSNYNLSDVLNKLLSALKDFLSSENYESKVLALLNQIASLDTISQNRELFNHLVENIAQILINKIDFGTPVWGALGDYYQNYISNNFINREQFVALINTTLKVDSLKSVITDIVRYYVDHKNQFSNSHTFLDIYKNYLKDNGNQTKFKTSIKKVLSDGFSSNATIESVKSIINKSITFLNVNVTNEISTFINALATDFGNFLNRLQIFDNVANALVSTVLEANSFNDFKSKVGSKIIAGLNFTDYGFFKKLINDTVISQHKTGVKSLIKQLVTNLLNNRQKTAQVIKDLNVAKLIVDNGVLKDRDFINDAIILALNDRNIGDIINLIIEDAVDNAQSYEKADNWWGAINILFKSSHTQQFKEKLTNWVKKIFSSPDPKFAQGVAQIFIAKLKQSGYAFSEEHDLSLITGVLSTVMHVLSGRNELEQIISHIYDNIKAIDFNKNRDLKQVNKAIIDGFLYMFLSNDRSTIELGKIVRQKEFFRAIVNGIGDYQYIKLLNRFFEVSDLTKRTGIYKFIESFSSPTKNNSGANDGSNNQSYKFSIGGNLISILQNANELQYFLSTFFSPIFRMMIVRSATDQQNQKYNYSASKMMLKESQEYKLMYRLSALFLWYIKEGAGVSGFNFWNATGLEVEGYFVGGLEQAYNDAKAWHASLWKKLNRNQKMALGSKGNGGDSYNREYITGNRSSWTTRYNYWSDQLLAYVYYSEKGSGKDRFTNKTMKQVLLESIQRGYLN from the coding sequence ATGAAAAAAAATAAATTTGTAATTACTACAACACTGGCTTTATTAACAGCGGCAACTATTAGCGTTGCGTGTAAAGCGCCAGGCTCATCAGAAGAGTTAAAAAAAGGTGGTGAAGATATTTATGAGAAAAATCTACCACCAACTAATAGTCATCAAGTCTCTTTACCAAGTAAATTTGTACAACCACCTGATAGTAAAACACTTTATGATTCAATATTCTCAAAACCAAAACAACCCATCCAAACACCAAAAAGAGTTAAATCTGCTAATTTTATTAGTTTAAACGATCAAATTAAATACGTTGCAATTGGTGATTCTATTACTGAAGGTTTTGATGGTTCTTTACCAAGATCATATCCAGGAAAATTAGAAGCAGATGGAAGTATTTCGGGTGTTTCGTATCCTGCATATCTTGCTCGTTTATTAAATCAAAAACATCGCGTTAGTGCTTTTGATAATTTTGCTGTATCTGGATCACGTTTAATTGATTGAATTAAGTTATTAGATATTCCTTTTACTGAAACAAACCCAAGTTTAAAAGATAGTGTTGATTTAGGTATTTTTGGCGATAACTACCAACAAAAAGCAGCAAAAATTAAAGCAAAATTGCGTGATGCGAATCTGGTAACATTCACTTTATCTGCTAATGATATTTTATTTTTATTAATTAAAGAAGTAACAAAGCAAGATGTAACAACCATCTTGCAAAAATTTTTAAAGAATAAAGCAATTGCTGGTGATGTTCTTGTTTTTGTTAATAAATTATTTAATAATGCGTTAAGAGAAACACAAAAAAGATTACTAACTTTTGTTTCTAATTTAAGAAATTTAGCTCCAAAGGCAAACATAAACTTTATTAACTACCCTACACCGATGTTAGGTATAGCAAATATTGTTAAAGAATATATAAGTAAGCTAATTGGCCAAGAACTAGAAATTTCACCCTTTGAAATCTTAATTAATATTTTAAACAATGGAATTAAAGAAGTTGCTGAAAGATCAGGAATTAATTATGTTAATGTGGTTAATGAAACTTACTGAAATTCACATACAGCAAAATTAACCAGCTTGTTTTTTGATATCCACCCAAATACTTATGGATACAAAAAAATGGCAATGGATTTATATTTAAAAATAACAAATCCATCTTTATCTGTTAAAGACTATGCAAATTATGATTTTACACAAGAATATTTGGATTCTGATGCTAAAACCGCTAACTACCAAATTGAAGTCGATACTTCTCGTAAGGATTTGTTTGGATCTTCAAGTGACATTTACTTAGATAATAAACGTGATTTTGAACTTGATGTTGATGATCAAAGAAATGTAGCAAATTTTGGAAATCGTATTGCGGAACTAACTCAAACATTTTTATATGCTGCCAAGGAAATTATTCATTACTTAACCAATAATGCAATTTATCATCAATTAGATCCACAAGGTTTATTGGCTAACTTATTAAATTCACAACTCGACAGTGGTAAAAAAGCTGATGATTCGGTTGTAGAAAGCTTGATTAAAGCACATACTCTACAAAATATTTTATATCAGCTTGAAACTAATTTATCTGTTTTAAGAACTCGCAACGAATTAACATTAGAACGTGTAATGGTTGAATTGAAAAATTCAATTTTAAATATTGATAACATTGCATTATTATTATCGACTCTAGCAAATAGCGAATTAATGCAAACCCGTAAGAATGAATTAAATATAGCAATTAAAACTATTGCTAATAATGCTCTAAAAGTTTTTTCAAAAAATATTAATGCAGCAATTATTGATGGACTTTCTGCTTCATTAAAAAAATATAACATAAGTAGCGAAAACATAGCAGAAATAGGAAATTCTATTTGAAATTCGAAACATCTTAAAGTAATCATTGATTTATTGGTTGATTCATTTACCTTGCATCCTGAAAACTTTACTAATGCAACAACTATGCGCGATTTTTTTACAAGCTTATTTGGAAGTGAAGAAGTTAATAATCAATTAGCAGAGCATATTGTTGGAATTTTATTAGAAGTTTTAAAAAATAAGCAATTACAACAATTAGCAGCAGAATCTCTCTATAACTTTTTAAATGTAGAAGGTTTTGCAAAAGATATAACTCAACAACAAATTAGCGACGCGATCGCTGACTTGTTGCAATTAGTTTCGGATGTTAATGATAAATATCAATTGTTTGACAAACTTACAAAAGGATTTTTAAATAATATTCAAATATTTGGCCTTTCAAATATTCCTGATTTAATTGAAAGAAGTTTTCAATCAGTTATCATTGATCAAGATAATCAAAATATAGATAAGTCATTAATCTTAGAGTTAATAAAAACACTAGTTAACCCAGATTTACTTAGTAAACATAAACCTTTAATTAAGCAACTACTTAAAAATTCTTTAGACAGCAATAATATTTTAAAAATTGCAAAAGCAATTGCTCAATCATTGCAAGAAACTTCGCTAAATAAATATCTTTCAAAAGATACAATAGAGAAATTTCTTTTAGTTGTTTTTAAACAGCCCCAAATGCATAATATTTTAACTTCAGGTATTGAAGCAATTATTGATAACTCATCAAAGTTAGCAAATGCTAAAGATTTTAACGACTTATTAGTTCAAGCGCTCACCTTATTCCCACTTAATGAACTCAAGTCACAACTTTTAGAATTAGTTAATAATGTCTTAAATGATCCAATTACACCAGAGATTATTCAAAACGTTCTAACAAATTCATTAAGCTCACTGCATTTTGATGTTAAAGATGCTCAAAATGCTAAATTTATAACAGATTTTTCGAATCAAATTTTACCTTGAATTAAAGAACAAAATTTAGTTGAGCCAATATTGGATGCCATTGTTAATCAGCTTAATATGGCTAAAACTTCTGATAATCCATTACAAGTATTACAAAACATCCCAAACAAGATTGTTGAAGTATTTAAAGATAAATTTGCAGTTGATACTATTACAAAAATAAAATCTATTTTAAACTTACCATTTTTACATGAAAACGCCGAAGCAGCAAGTAAAGTAGCAAAAATTCTTATTGATACACTAATTAAAAAAGGTGTTGTGGTTAATGCAATTAGCACACCATTACAAAATCTTTTAGAAAGTCAGAAAGTTAATAAATTTGTTGATAAAGATGAGATTTTCACTGCCGTTCTAGCGATTATTAATTCAGAACAAGGATCTCAAATTCTCTCTGATTCACTTTTAGTTTTTATTAAAAATCCTAATTTATTAGATCATATTAATAATACAAAAGAATTTATCAATCTTTTATTTCAAAATGCTGATTTCAAAGCGATATTGCAAAATGACGTTAAACCATTACTACAAGAGCTAATAAATAAACAAAGTTTTGCAAAAACTTTTGCTAAATTAATCAAATATTTAGCAAACGAAAATTCTTATCAAATTGATGAAAAATATCAAGTAATCTTAGAAAATATTTATCCTTCATTATTACAAACACTCAAACAAAACAATGTTTTACAGCCACTAATTGAAGCTACATTTGAGGTATTAAATAATAATACTAATATTGATACTTTGGCTAACGAGTTATTAACTAAACTTACTAAAGTAATTAATTTTACCGATTTAAATTTATATAAAACATTATTAACTACCCCTTTATTTAATGAAAATAAAGAATTACTAAAACAAATGTTGCTAAGTTTATTTAATACTTTTAAAGATCAACATTTATCAGCAATTTTAGATAGTTTATTACCACAACAAATTTTAACTGCTAGTAAAGAAGAAGTTAAATCCTTGATTTTAAAATTTGCTAATAAACAAGAATTTATAAATTTATTTAATTCAATTTCTACATTCATAATAGATCATAATCAGAATCTAGCAAATACCTCAAATTTAACTGAATTAATCAATGTATTCTTAAAAGATCAGAATTTAATTAAATCTAATCAAAATAACATAACAAATTTAATCAATGACTTAAAAGCTGATGCAACTTTTAAAAAATTATTGAAAGAAATTTTATTATCTAATTTAAATTTAAATTCTGTTTCTTGAATATTTACTAACACCACCAATAAAGATGCCCTAATTTCAGATTTAATTGATTATGTACTTACAGCGTTAGATAGCTTTAATGTTATTTCACATCTTTTTGAAGCAATTTCAGAATATACAAACAGTAACAGTAACAATCCATTAGACATCATTACTATTTTTATGCAAAAAATTTCAGTGGAATTCACTACTGACAAATTACAAAGTAAAACCATTGAATTACTAAAAAAATTACCAAATAATTTTATTAGTAAACATAAATCTGATTTAAAACAGATTTTAGATAATATTTATGAACACTATAAAACAGATGAACACCTAGGAAGTAAATTAATTAGTATTTTACCTTTAAATATTTTAAATACAGTGCATCAATACGCTAGTGATGATTTAATTGATAAGATAGTTTATGCATTATTAAACACCCAATCATTGAAGACTTTATTTACTAATTTAGTTAGTGATGCCTTAGATAATATTAGTGATTTTAAAAACATTCAAACTTTTGAGCAATTGTTAAAAACTTTATTAGCAACAATTAATAAAGATACTTTACAAGCCAATTTAACAAAATTAGTAGAAAGCATTTTTGCAAACAATGAATTATTGACAGATTTAGCTGATGTTCTCGCTAAGTTTATTAAAACCAGTTATCCAAGCTTTTATAGTACACAAACAAAAGATTTCTTGGCTACATTTTTACCTGAAGTTTATGACTGAATTAAGGAATTAGGAATCGATGAAGTAGTTTATCAAGCAGTTAAAAACTTAGTCTCTATAAATGATTCTGAAAACATTAATCAAAAACTAAACGAAGTTAAAAATTCCCTAACAACTAATTTAACAACAAAATTAATTCAAAATATCACAACTTTAATTAAAAAGATTTATGCTTCTAATGCATTTGCTTCACATAAAGATTATCTAAAACAAGTTATAAATAACTTATTTAACTTATTATTAAATAATATTGAATCATTTAAAGATAGCATTAATACAAAATTAGTGGAATTAGGTATTATTTCTGAACAACATAAACTAACTGAAACACAACTTCAACAATTTGTAACCTTAATTCAACGCATCAATAATTTAGATTCAAATAACACTTTAATATCTAAATTGTTAGATATCCCATCTTCTAAAATTGAAAGTGTAAATACTCAAGGTGACTTGATTAATGTATTTTTACAACACTTATTAGAAAGCCTTAATTTAAATGATTTTGCTTTTGCTAAAACTATTTTAACTTCTGATTTTATTAATAATTCTGATTTATTGAAGGATATCGCAAGCAAACTAATTCAAAAGTATATTGTTAAGGAAAACACTGATAAATGGATTGCACAATTAAATCTAAGTAAAGCTGAAGCAGACTTAGGATTTAATTCTGGTGAGCTCACTCAAATCTTACAAGAAGTGCTTTCTAAACCAGAAGCTAACGAAATTTTACAAGCAGTAGCAAAAAAAGTATTTGATAATATTACAACAGTAAAGAATGCCGATTCATATAATTCGTTAATTAAATCAATCTTAAATATTAATGGGCTCAAAGAAGAGATTAAACCAAAATTCGTTACTTTAATTAAACAACTACTTACTTCGTCAAATGTTACAGATAAATTAAAACATCTAATTAAATCATTCTTTAATAACCCAACTGTTGCTGAATATTTAGCAGGAGTAAAAGATACCGACGCACTAGCCAATAACATTATCGGTTTATATGATATTATAGACAAACAATTGAATCTTAGTGAGTTAGTTTTTGAAGCGGCCTACGAAGGAATGCTTCAAAATGGAGTTAACTTAAATACAAAAAATATTTTTAATTCAATTGTAACAGGATTTAAACAAAGATTAAATCAAGGTTCAGGCCAAGAAGCAAATGTTATACAATTGGTTAAAAATATTATTAAATCTGGCTTGTTTGCAAACAATAAAAATGATTTATTAACTATTATTACAAATGTAATCAATAAGTTTGTTGACGGCAGTTTTGTAGATGGAATAATTAATTCGTTATCTGAGAGTACTAAAGCAGAATTAGCACAATATATCCCAATTGATTCTTTCAAAAATATTGCGAAAGTAATGCTTAAAAATAGTCACTTCATCAGCTTATTAAAATCAACTATCTTAAAAATGATTGAACATATCAATGAATTTGATACAGTTAATTCATATATTGGAATGTTCAAGAAGGTCTTTAACATTATTTCGTTAGAAGAAGTTAAAACAAATGTTAAAGGTATTGTTGATGATCTATTAACCAATTCAGAAGTTAATAATGCATTATATGTTATAGTTAAAAGGTTATTAAAAGCTAATGGGGTTAATGTTGATGTAAATTCAACTGATAACTTTATTCATTCGTTTATTAATAATTTAAATGATATTTTACAACGTGTTGATTTACTAAATCCGTTGATAGAAACCACTTTTAATAAACTCAAAGAGGCTCTAAGTGCCGATGATAATCAAGTGGCAGCCAAACTACAACAACTGCCAAAGGCTCTTTTAGATTTAATTGAACAAAAAGTTATTAATCAACCCAAAACGTTTGTGGATTCATTACTTTCGAGTGATCAAATTACGCAAAATAAAACCGAATTTATTTCTATAGTAACTCAGTTATTAAAACATCTTAAAACATCGTCTTTGATAACTAATACAATCAATACTTCTGTGGATAATTTATCATTAGGTGATGTCTCTAACTTTATAAGCAAGACTGACATTAAAAAGCTTATTGATTTATTGATAAAAGATGAATTTAGTAACCAAACAATTGATGTTATTATTCCGAAATTATTAAATAATACTGATTGACTAAATAATCTTAACAATCCATTTATTTTAATTAAAAACTTGTTATCTAATTCAGAAATTGCTACATTCTTAAAAAATAATCCTGAAGCATTTTTAACTAGAATGTTTAATAATGCAGACTTTGCGAATATTACACTTTCTATAATCGATAAAGTTTTAATACACTTTAAGCTTTATTTAAATGGTATTAATAAAGTTGCATTATTTAAAGATTTATTAAGTCAAATTATTCCTTTACTTAAGCAAATTAATGTATATCAACCATTAGTTAATCTAGTTGTTGATTCATTTCAAACTACTGATTCATTTGAAACTTATGCTGCGAAATTGAAAGTGGAAATACCAAAATTATTTAACTTTAACTTTAGTGTATTGAGTTCTATATTAAATCATTTATCAATTCTTTCAAATCATAAAACAACTACAATCGAAATTCTCAATAGACTTTATAGTCAAATTACAAATAATGATACATTCTTAGATAAAATTTTGAGTTTACTAATTAATTCAAATGTGTTGAATACTACAAGTTTAGACTTGACTTTATTAAAGAATGTAGTTAAAACGGTTTTAAAAGACAGTGAAGTTAAATCTAATTTAAATTCTATTTTGGAAAATCTTTTAAGTAGATATAACAATATTAAAGATGCAGATAGTTATTCATCATTAATTCAAAAAATCTTTAATGATGATAGCTTGCAAACTCAATTAAAAGCATTATTACATAATATGTTAACTAAAATTATTAATAATAATGATTTTAATACTTTAGTTGCCAAATTTGTGGTTGCAAAACTTGAAAACAGTGAATATAATCAAATATTTAAATCAATTAATGAAAAAGAAAAAGCAGTTAAACTTTTATTAGATGTAGCAAAGGTAGTGGACAAACAAATTCCGCTATCACAAACATTTATTAATGAATCCTTGCATCAATTAGCACAAAACGGATCGAATTATAACTTAAGTGATGTTTTAAATAAACTTTTATCTGCACTGAAAGATTTTCTTTCAAGTGAAAATTACGAAAGTAAAGTTCTTGCATTGCTAAATCAAATTGCATCTTTAGATACAATTAGTCAAAACCGTGAGTTATTCAACCATTTAGTTGAAAATATTGCGCAAATTCTAATTAACAAAATAGATTTTGGTACACCAGTTTGAGGTGCTTTAGGCGATTATTATCAAAATTATATTAGCAATAACTTTATTAACCGTGAACAATTTGTAGCTTTAATCAATACTACGTTAAAAGTAGATTCGCTAAAATCTGTTATTACAGATATTGTTCGTTATTATGTTGATCATAAAAATCAATTTAGTAATTCACATACCTTTTTAGACATCTATAAAAATTATTTAAAAGATAATGGCAATCAAACTAAATTTAAAACTTCGATTAAAAAAGTACTTTCAGATGGATTCTCATCAAACGCAACTATAGAATCGGTAAAATCAATTATTAATAAATCAATAACATTTCTAAATGTTAATGTAACTAATGAAATTTCTACATTTATTAATGCCTTAGCAACTGATTTTGGTAATTTCTTAAACCGATTACAAATTTTTGACAATGTAGCTAACGCTTTAGTTTCAACAGTTTTAGAAGCAAATAGTTTTAATGACTTTAAGTCTAAAGTTGGAAGTAAAATTATTGCTGGGCTCAACTTTACTGATTATGGGTTCTTTAAAAAATTAATCAATGATACTGTTATTTCTCAACACAAGACAGGAGTTAAAAGTTTAATTAAACAACTTGTAACTAACTTATTAAATAACCGTCAGAAAACAGCTCAAGTTATCAAGGATCTGAATGTTGCTAAGTTAATAGTTGACAATGGGGTTTTAAAAGATCGCGATTTTATTAATGACGCAATTATTTTGGCACTCAATGATAGAAACATTGGAGATATAATCAACTTAATAATAGAAGATGCAGTAGACAATGCACAATCATATGAAAAGGCTGATAATTGATGGGGTGCAATCAATATTTTGTTTAAATCCTCACATACCCAACAATTTAAAGAAAAACTTACCAATTGAGTTAAGAAAATCTTTAGTTCTCCAGATCCAAAATTTGCCCAAGGTGTTGCACAAATTTTTATAGCTAAATTAAAACAATCAGGTTATGCATTTAGTGAGGAACATGACTTAAGTTTAATTACTGGCGTTTTATCTACAGTAATGCATGTTTTATCTGGTCGTAACGAATTGGAGCAAATAATTAGTCATATTTATGATAATATTAAAGCAATTGATTTTAATAAAAATAGAGATTTAAAACAAGTAAATAAAGCGATCATAGATGGGTTCTTATATATGTTTTTATCTAATGATCGCAGTACAATTGAATTAGGTAAAATTGTTCGTCAGAAAGAATTCTTTAGAGCAATTGTTAATGGTATCGGTGATTATCAATATATAAAATTGTTAAATCGCTTCTTTGAAGTTAGTGATTTAACAAAACGAACTGGAATTTATAAATTTATTGAATCATTTTCATCACCTACTAAAAATAATTCAGGGGCAAACGATGGATCAAATAATCAATCATATAAATTTTCAATAGGTGGAAATTTAATTTCAATTCTACAAAATGCTAATGAATTGCAATATTTCTTATCAACTTTCTTCTCACCTATTTTTAGAATGATGATTGTTAGATCTGCGACAGATCAACAAAACCAAAAATATAATTATTCAGCAAGCAAAATGATGCTTAAAGAAAGTCAAGAGTATAAATTAATGTATCGTTTAAGTGCTTTATTCCTTTGATATATTAAAGAAGGTGCCGGAGTATCAGGCTTCAACTTTTGAAATGCTACTGGTTTAGAAGTTGAGGGTTATTTTGTGGGTGGTTTAGAGCAAGCATATAATGATGCAAAAGCATGACATGCAAGTCTATGAAAAAAATTAAATAGAAATCAAAAAATGGCTCTTGGTTCAAAAGGCAATGGAGGCGATTCATATAATAGAGAATATATTACAGGAAATCGTTCTAGCTGAACTACTCGCTATAATTATTGATCAGACCAACTTCTTGCTTATGTATATTATTCTGAAAAAGGTTCAGGAAAAGACAGATTTACAAACAAAACAATGAAGCAGGTTCTTTTAGAATCAATTCAGCGAGGATACTTAAATTAG